The Suncus etruscus isolate mSunEtr1 chromosome 7, mSunEtr1.pri.cur, whole genome shotgun sequence genome includes a window with the following:
- the LOC126014179 gene encoding LOW QUALITY PROTEIN: probable ATP-dependent RNA helicase DDX4 (The sequence of the model RefSeq protein was modified relative to this genomic sequence to represent the inferred CDS: deleted 3 bases in 3 codons), which produces MLELNYAALIRPVGLGSPDSELEQDERVQRTGGLFGSRRPALSELGNDDTYPSRSGSGSGHGGYKCFDEEIITGSGKNSWKSEAEGGESGDSQEPKVTYLPPPPPEDEDSIFAHYQTGINFDKYDNILVEVPGHDAPSAILTFEEANLCQTLNKNIAKAGYTKLTPVQKYSIPIVLAGRDLMACAQTGSGKTAAFLLPILAHLMCDGVTASRFKELREPECIIVAPTRELVNQIYLEARNFLGGTCVRAVVIYGGTQLGYSIRQVLQGCNILCATPGRLMDMIGKEKIGLKQVRYLVLDEADRMLDMGFGPEMKKLITCPGMPSREQRQTLMFSATFPEESQRLAGEFLKTDYLFVAVGQVGGACREIQQSILQVGQYSKREKLVEILQNIGDGRTMVFVETKKKADCIATFLCQEKISTTSIHGDREQRERQQALGDFRCGKCPVLVATSVAARRLDIENVQHVINFDLPSAIDEYVYRIRCTGRCGNTGRAISFFDPESDNHLAQPLVKVLSDAQQDVPAWLEEIAFSTYVPGLSGSTRGNIFASVDTRKNYQSKIMLNAGGFSSSQTPNPADDESWD; this is translated from the exons ATGCTAGAACTTAACTATGCAGCACTAATTAGACCAGTGGGACTAGGCTCACCAGA TAGTGAGTTGGAACAGGATGAGAGAGTACAGCGCACTGGTGGCCTTTTTGGTTCTAGAAGACCAGCATTAAGTGAATTAGGTAATGATGACACCTATCCAAGCAGGAGTGGGAGTGGAAGTGGCCATGGTGGTTACAAATGTTTCGATGAAGAAATAATAACAGGCTCTGGAAAGAATTCTTGGAAATCAGAAGCTGAAGGGGGAGAAAGTGGTGACTCtcaagaaccaaaagtaacctaCTTACCACCTCCTCCACCTGAGGATGAGGACTCCATTTTTGCACATTATCAGACAGGAATAAACTTTGATAAGTATGATAATATTCTTGTTGAAGTACCAGGACATGATGCACCCTCTGCAATTCTGACTTTTGAAGAAGCTAATCTTTGTCAGACACTGAATAAAAACATTGCTAAAGCTGGTTATACTAAGCTGACTCCTGTGCAGAAGTACAGTATTCCTATTGTACTAGCTGGGCGAGATTTAATGGCCTGTGCTCAAACAGGATCTGGCAAAACTGCAGCTTTTCTCTTGCCAATTTTGGCTCATTTGATGTGTGATGGAGTAACTGCTAGTCGTTTTAAAGAACTACGGGAACCAGAATGCATTATTGTAGCCCCTACTCGAGAATTGGTCAATCAGATCTATTTGGAAGCcagaaattttttgggggggacttgTGTAAGAGCTGTTGTCATATATGGGGGAACCCAGTTGGGGTATTCAATTCGACAAGTATTACAAGGCTGTAATATATTATGTGCTACTCCTGGGAGATTGATGGATATGATAGGTAAAGAAAAGATTGGTCTCAAACAAGTCAGATATTTAGTTTTGGATGAAGCTGATCGTATGTTGGATATGGGTTTTGGACCAGAAATGAAGAAGCTGATT ACTTGCCCAGGAATGCCTTCAAGGGAACAACGTCAAACCCTCATGTTTAGTGCAACTTTTCCAGAAGAAAGTCAAAGGTTGGCTGGTGAGTTTCTAAAGACCGATTACTTATTTGTTGCTGTTGGACAAGTGGGTGGAGCATGCAGGGAA ATCCAGCAGAGCATTCTCCAAGTTGGCCAGTATtcgaaaagagagaaacttgttgAAATTCTACAAAACATAGGTGATGGAAGAACTATGGTCTTtgttgaaacaaagaaaaaggcagATTGTATTGCTACTTTCCTctgtcaagaa aaaatatcaactaCCAGTATTCATGGTGACCgggagcagagagagagacaacAAGCTCTTGGGGATTTTCGCTGTGGAAAGTGCCCAGTTCTTGTTGCTACTTCAGTAGCTGCCAGGCGGCTAGATATTGAAAATGTTCAGCATGTTATCAATTTTGATCTTCCTTCTGCCATTGATGAATATGTTTATCGAATCAGGTGTACGGGTCGTTGTGGAAATACTGGCAGagctatttccttttttgatcctGAATCAGATAACCATTTAGCACAGCCTCTAGTGAAAGTACTGTCAGATGCTCAACAGGATGTACCTGCTTGGTTGGAAGAAATTGCCTTTAGTACGTATGTTCCGGGCTTGAGTGGTAGTACAAGAGGAAACATTTTTGCATCAGTTGATACTAGAAAGAATTACCAGAGTAAGATCATGTTGAACGCAGGAGGATTTTCTTCTTCACAAACTCCCAATCCAGCAGATGATGAGTCATGGGATTAA